AAATCGTATGATGAGAACCCTTGGGTCTATTTCTGCATCCTTTTCAAAACGACTGATATTTTTGAAGTAATTAGCGCCACGAATCTTGCCAAGGATGGCCAGATGCGGTTTAGATGTTCTATAAACCAACAACAATAAAGAGAGTAGAACACCTAGCAGAATACCTTCTTTTATACCTACCGTTAGGGTTATAACAAATGTTGCCATTAAAAGAACAAACTCATCTTTTCGATTTTTAAATAAACGTTTCGGATATTTCACATCGATAAGGCCAAAAACGGCAACCATTATGATAGCTGCTAAAATAGCATTGGGCAGATAATAGAAAAGGGGTGTTAAGAACAATAATGTCAACCCAACGACCAGAACACTTACAAAAGCTGCGATACCCGTTTTAGCTCCCGATTGATCATTTACGGCAGTACGCGAAAATCCGCCGGTGGTGGGATACGATTGAAAAAATGCGCCCATAATATTAGAGGCACCCAAAGCGATAAGTTCTTGATTTGCATTTACTTCGTATTCCCTGTGTTTTACTTCGACGGCCTTGGATACCGAAATAGCTTCCATAAATGCAATAAGGGCCAATGTCAACGCTATCGGCAATAATTCATCGATTCTCGAAAAGTCTATGGACGGCACCCCAAAACTAGGCAGACCACTAGGTACTTTCGCTACAATTTTAACTCCGACCAAATCAATCTTAAAAAAATATGCCCACACAATTCCCAACGAAACTATTAACAGGGCAGCCGGAATCTTTCTATTGATTTTTTTGAATCCTTTCAGAAGGAAAATCGCGGTAACACCAATGCCCAAGGTGTAAAGATTAGTCTGGTCTATAGTTCGTAGTGCATTTTGCAATAGGATATGGATTTGATTACTTCGCTCAATGTCCGTACCCAATAGATGTTTCAATTGACTCAAACCAA
The nucleotide sequence above comes from Flagellimonas sp. HMM57. Encoded proteins:
- a CDS encoding SulP family inorganic anion transporter — encoded protein: MLKRFLPILDWLPNYKKEYLTGDISAGLTVGIMLIPQGMAYAMIAGLPPVFGLYAALIPQMVYAILGTSRQLAVGPVAMDSLLVASGLGALSISGMDEYIAMAIFLALFMGSIQLLLGLMRMGFLVNFLSKPVISGFTSAAAIIIGLSQLKHLLGTDIERSNQIHILLQNALRTIDQTNLYTLGIGVTAIFLLKGFKKINRKIPAALLIVSLGIVWAYFFKIDLVGVKIVAKVPSGLPSFGVPSIDFSRIDELLPIALTLALIAFMEAISVSKAVEVKHREYEVNANQELIALGASNIMGAFFQSYPTTGGFSRTAVNDQSGAKTGIAAFVSVLVVGLTLLFLTPLFYYLPNAILAAIIMVAVFGLIDVKYPKRLFKNRKDEFVLLMATFVITLTVGIKEGILLGVLLSLLLLVYRTSKPHLAILGKIRGANYFKNISRFEKDAEIDPRVLIIRFDSQLYFGNKDYFKNELSKLLNSKIVQPEAIIIKAEPINYIDSSAVFMLENLVQEFREKNIKILFSDVIGPVRDIIQKSELVDKIGREHFFVNTLEAYDYALNNTPKNNLQEKISLQSKEGTYVT